One genomic segment of Solibacillus isronensis includes these proteins:
- a CDS encoding ATP-dependent Clp protease ATP-binding subunit yields the protein MMFNRFTQRAQKVLQLAQEEAIRLKHKEIGTEHILLGLIREGGGIAAKALEAINISPQMIETGIEELVGKGTEDVGPIVHYTPRAKKVIELSLDESRKLGHAYVGTEHILLALIREGEGVAARVLANTGVSINKARQQVLLLLGNNDSNNSGNSSMTQTVNTPTLDSLARDLTAVAREGSLDPVIGRSKEITRVVEVLSRRTKNNPVLIGEPGVGKTAIAEGLAQQIINNEVPETLRDKRVMTLDMGTVVAGTKYRGEFEDRLKKVMDEIRQAGNIILFIDELHTLIGAGGAEGAIDASNILKPSLARGELQCIGATTLDEYRKYIEKDAALERRFQPIQVDEPSVEETIQIINGLRDRYEAHHRVKISDEAVEAAAKLSDRYISDRFLPDKAIDLIDEAGSKVRLRSYTVPPNLKELEDKLEGIKSEKNAAVSGQEFEKAAALRDTEQKLKQELEQLKKEWKEKQGKEESTVYVDDIAQVVAMWTGIPVSKIAQAESAKLLNLEEELHKRVVGQGEAVEAISRAIRRARAGLKDPKRPIGSFIFLGPTGVGKTELARALAEVMFGDEDAMIRVDMSEYMEKHSTSRLVGSPPGYVGFEDGGQLTEKVRRKPYSVVLLDEIEKAHPDVFNILLQVLEDGRLTDSKGRVVDFRNTVVIMTSNVGADALKYRKHVGFSAGLNASKDKDMKSTMLEELKKAFRPEFLNRIDEMIVFHSLEKDHLKEIVSLMANSLTKRLKEQDIELQLTDAALVKISEEGYDPQYGARPLRRALQKHVEDRLSEELLKGTLDKTQTVVLDYADDEFIVRTQEKVATN from the coding sequence ATGATGTTTAATCGATTCACACAACGTGCTCAGAAGGTATTACAACTTGCTCAGGAAGAGGCAATTCGTCTTAAGCATAAAGAAATCGGAACTGAACATATTTTACTTGGCTTAATTCGTGAAGGTGGCGGAATTGCCGCTAAAGCTTTAGAAGCAATTAATATTAGCCCTCAAATGATTGAAACTGGCATTGAGGAACTCGTTGGAAAAGGTACTGAAGATGTAGGTCCAATCGTACATTACACACCACGTGCTAAAAAGGTAATCGAACTTTCATTGGATGAATCACGTAAATTAGGGCATGCATATGTCGGAACAGAGCATATTTTATTAGCTTTAATTCGTGAAGGTGAAGGGGTTGCTGCCCGCGTATTGGCGAATACAGGTGTAAGCATCAATAAAGCACGCCAGCAAGTTTTACTGTTATTAGGCAATAATGATTCTAACAATAGCGGTAACTCCAGCATGACGCAAACAGTAAATACACCAACACTTGATAGTTTAGCCCGCGATTTAACAGCGGTAGCGCGTGAAGGTTCACTTGACCCGGTTATCGGCCGCTCAAAAGAAATTACACGTGTTGTAGAAGTACTGTCACGCCGTACAAAAAACAACCCGGTACTGATCGGGGAACCAGGTGTCGGTAAAACAGCTATTGCAGAAGGATTGGCACAGCAAATTATCAATAATGAAGTTCCGGAAACACTGCGCGATAAACGTGTAATGACGCTTGATATGGGTACAGTTGTTGCAGGTACTAAATATCGTGGGGAATTTGAAGACCGTCTGAAAAAAGTAATGGATGAAATTCGCCAGGCTGGCAATATTATTTTATTCATCGATGAGCTTCATACATTGATTGGTGCAGGTGGCGCGGAAGGTGCAATTGATGCATCGAACATTTTAAAACCATCATTGGCTCGTGGCGAACTGCAATGTATCGGTGCAACAACATTGGATGAATACCGCAAATATATCGAAAAGGACGCGGCATTAGAGCGTCGTTTCCAACCAATCCAAGTTGATGAGCCATCTGTTGAAGAAACAATCCAAATCATTAATGGTTTACGTGACCGCTATGAAGCACATCACCGTGTGAAAATTTCGGATGAAGCGGTAGAAGCAGCTGCCAAATTATCAGATCGCTACATTTCAGATCGTTTCTTACCGGATAAGGCAATTGACTTAATCGATGAAGCTGGTTCAAAAGTGCGCTTACGCTCTTATACTGTTCCACCTAATTTAAAAGAGTTGGAAGATAAATTGGAAGGCATTAAGTCTGAAAAGAATGCCGCAGTTTCAGGACAGGAATTTGAAAAAGCTGCTGCATTGCGTGATACAGAGCAGAAGCTGAAACAAGAGCTTGAACAACTGAAAAAAGAGTGGAAAGAAAAACAAGGCAAAGAAGAGTCTACAGTATATGTTGACGACATCGCGCAAGTGGTAGCGATGTGGACGGGAATTCCGGTTTCAAAAATCGCACAGGCAGAATCTGCGAAGTTATTAAACCTTGAGGAAGAGTTACACAAACGCGTAGTTGGTCAAGGTGAAGCGGTAGAGGCAATTTCCCGTGCAATCCGCCGTGCACGTGCAGGCTTAAAAGATCCAAAACGTCCAATCGGTTCATTTATCTTCCTTGGTCCTACAGGTGTCGGTAAAACAGAACTTGCGCGAGCACTTGCTGAAGTAATGTTCGGTGATGAAGATGCGATGATCCGTGTAGATATGTCAGAGTATATGGAGAAACATTCGACTTCTCGTTTAGTCGGTTCGCCTCCGGGCTATGTAGGATTTGAAGATGGAGGCCAATTAACAGAGAAAGTCCGTCGTAAACCATATTCGGTTGTACTGTTGGATGAAATCGAAAAGGCGCATCCGGATGTGTTCAACATCTTATTACAAGTGCTGGAAGACGGCCGCTTAACTGATTCAAAAGGTCGTGTTGTCGATTTCCGCAATACAGTTGTCATTATGACATCGAATGTTGGGGCAGATGCACTGAAATATCGCAAGCATGTAGGATTCAGTGCTGGTCTAAATGCATCGAAAGATAAAGACATGAAGAGCACAATGCTGGAAGAACTGAAAAAAGCGTTCCGCCCAGAGTTCTTAAACCGTATTGATGAAATGATCGTGTTCCATTCATTAGAAAAGGATCACTTAAAAGAAATCGTATCATTAATGGCGAACTCTTTAACGAAGCGTCTAAAAGAGCAGGATATCGAACTGCAGCTTACGGATGCAGCGCTTGTTAAAATTTCGGAAGAAGGCTATGATCCGCAATATGGTGCGCGTCCATTGCGCCGTGCATTACAAAAACATGTA
- a CDS encoding protein arginine kinase: MNIEHFLTNASPSWMQHESDSDIVISTRIRLARNIANTRFPISFTEQEAQLIEEKMMQSLLSSYDNPYQFSYFQIKDMPVLQRQILVEKHLISPNLARRKKIGSFFLTKDESISILVNEEDHIRIQSLTQGMNLKEAFDKARNIDRYLSKSIAYAYEDRYGYLTSCPTNVGTGLRASVMLHLPALTMMKQMNPLIQMMTRLGMVVRGIYGEGSENLGNIYQISNQITLGKSEETILQELQEVVEQVIKKEELARKNLLMRAPSVLEDRLSRSLGTLKYAKILTSEEAASCLSNVRLGVSLGLLEAISQRKLNECMLIMQPGLIQQYIGTTLQPAERDMYRAKLLQEKLNEQDEATNNGEKGEDFL, encoded by the coding sequence ATGAACATCGAGCATTTTTTAACGAATGCCAGTCCCAGCTGGATGCAGCACGAAAGCGATTCAGATATCGTCATTAGCACACGCATTCGGCTTGCTCGTAATATTGCCAATACTCGATTTCCGATTAGTTTTACAGAACAGGAAGCCCAATTAATCGAAGAAAAAATGATGCAGTCATTATTGTCTTCATATGATAATCCGTATCAGTTTTCCTATTTCCAAATAAAAGATATGCCGGTTTTACAACGCCAAATTTTAGTGGAGAAGCATTTGATCAGTCCGAATTTGGCAAGAAGAAAAAAAATTGGATCATTTTTTTTAACAAAAGATGAATCCATTAGCATATTAGTAAATGAAGAGGATCATATTCGCATACAGAGTCTTACGCAAGGGATGAATTTAAAAGAAGCATTTGATAAGGCTCGTAATATTGACCGCTACTTAAGTAAGTCAATCGCGTATGCATATGAAGACCGCTATGGTTATTTGACAAGTTGCCCAACAAATGTCGGAACAGGACTTCGAGCTTCTGTCATGCTCCATTTACCAGCACTCACAATGATGAAACAGATGAATCCATTAATTCAGATGATGACAAGATTAGGAATGGTTGTGAGGGGTATATATGGGGAAGGCAGTGAAAATTTAGGGAATATTTATCAAATATCAAACCAGATTACATTAGGTAAATCAGAAGAAACGATTTTACAGGAGCTGCAGGAAGTTGTGGAGCAAGTAATCAAAAAGGAAGAGCTTGCACGTAAAAATTTATTGATGCGTGCTCCCTCGGTGTTGGAAGACCGCTTAAGCCGTTCACTTGGTACATTGAAGTACGCGAAAATTTTAACGAGTGAAGAAGCGGCTAGCTGTTTATCAAATGTGCGTCTTGGGGTAAGTTTAGGATTATTAGAAGCAATTTCACAGCGTAAACTAAATGAGTGCATGCTTATTATGCAACCTGGACTCATTCAGCAATATATTGGTACTACGTTACAACCGGCAGAACGCGATATGTATCGTGCGAAGCTGTTGCAAGAAAAGTTAAACGAGCAAGATGAAGCTACAAACAATGGGGAAAAAGGAGAGGATTTTCTATGA
- a CDS encoding UvrB/UvrC motif-containing protein encodes MICEHCKQRHANVTVTQVHNGQKVERHYCEVCATQFHPFQFDVNEEPASLQQLISNWFNFVPVNAKKESTTTNTNSPKSCPSCGFTYRQFLKQGKFGCGQCYETFSEQLPQLLERLQAGTQHVGYMEEGPSKEKVEQQIQELRTSLQQAIAEERFEDAASIRDEVRELESKIRQEGEGNA; translated from the coding sequence ATGATATGTGAGCATTGTAAACAGCGTCACGCCAATGTTACCGTTACTCAAGTTCACAATGGTCAAAAAGTAGAGCGTCACTACTGTGAAGTATGTGCCACTCAATTTCATCCATTTCAATTTGACGTAAATGAAGAGCCTGCATCTCTTCAGCAGCTTATTTCAAATTGGTTCAATTTTGTACCTGTGAATGCAAAGAAAGAAAGCACGACAACTAATACAAACAGCCCAAAATCCTGTCCTTCCTGCGGGTTTACGTACCGACAGTTTTTAAAGCAAGGCAAATTCGGATGCGGTCAATGTTACGAAACATTTAGCGAGCAATTACCCCAGCTGCTTGAACGTCTTCAGGCAGGTACTCAGCATGTAGGGTATATGGAAGAAGGACCTTCAAAGGAAAAGGTAGAACAACAAATCCAAGAGCTCCGAACATCACTGCAGCAAGCAATTGCGGAAGAGCGATTTGAAGATGCAGCTTCCATACGTGATGAAGTAAGGGAATTGGAAAGTAAAATAAGACAGGAAGGTGAGGGGAACGCATGA
- a CDS encoding CtsR family transcriptional regulator, which produces MRNISDIIEGYLKEVIELEGQGLIEIKRNELAKQFACAPSQINYVINTRFTTEHGYYVESKRGGGGYIRILRVTIHSKKNLLDEMETQIGNAIAQTNAERIIFRLLDEDIITEREASIMKAALDRVTLQVALPLRDQLRARIMHAMLQTISFEK; this is translated from the coding sequence ATGAGGAATATATCTGACATAATTGAAGGGTATTTGAAGGAAGTTATTGAATTAGAGGGACAGGGACTTATTGAAATAAAACGAAATGAATTGGCAAAGCAATTTGCCTGTGCCCCTTCTCAAATCAATTACGTTATCAATACGCGTTTCACGACCGAGCATGGCTACTATGTAGAGAGTAAGCGGGGTGGTGGCGGTTATATTCGGATTTTGCGTGTAACAATCCACTCGAAGAAAAATTTACTTGACGAAATGGAAACACAAATAGGTAACGCCATTGCCCAGACTAATGCTGAGCGTATTATTTTCCGTTTATTGGATGAGGATATCATTACAGAACGAGAAGCAAGCATTATGAAGGCCGCTTTAGATCGTGTCACATTACAGGTAGCTTTGCCGCTGCGTGATCAGCTAAGAGCACGCATTATGCACGCAATGCTACAAACGATTTCTTTTGAAAAGTAG
- a CDS encoding DUF4870 domain-containing protein, with protein MESKWSKIIIHASAFFAPFLVPILFFLISSEDEVKRTAIQALLFQVVFGILIAIAGVLSVLLIGLPFLLVFLLIFWIAPVIGIVKALSDQHWNYPIVGRWV; from the coding sequence ATGGAATCTAAATGGTCGAAAATCATCATTCATGCCAGTGCATTCTTTGCACCGTTCCTTGTACCGATTCTGTTTTTCTTAATAAGTTCTGAAGATGAAGTGAAGCGTACAGCAATCCAAGCATTACTATTCCAGGTCGTATTCGGAATTTTAATAGCGATAGCAGGAGTCCTTTCTGTATTGTTAATAGGTTTACCATTCCTATTAGTATTTTTACTCATCTTCTGGATTGCCCCGGTCATCGGTATTGTAAAAGCATTATCGGATCAGCACTGGAATTATCCAATTGTCGGACGCTGGGTATAA
- a CDS encoding acyltransferase, giving the protein MKGVVMMKFHKGRLKFVLPLSLGVAIASYIMLVNNYAEVGDRDRILIVIGATILTAVISYFLFPQEGDNPKDRGPY; this is encoded by the coding sequence ATGAAAGGCGTTGTAATGATGAAGTTTCATAAAGGGCGTTTGAAATTTGTTTTACCATTGTCGCTTGGGGTGGCAATCGCATCGTATATTATGCTCGTAAACAATTATGCAGAAGTAGGTGACCGCGATCGGATTTTAATAGTTATTGGAGCAACCATCTTAACCGCGGTTATTTCCTACTTTTTATTTCCTCAAGAAGGGGACAACCCGAAAGATAGAGGCCCATATTGA
- a CDS encoding globin-coupled sensor protein, giving the protein MGILFSRATKVSNKPYFDIANYAQQVNLDVSNYPNLHKQLQLLKLTKEDLAVIKQLEPFAQQVVPVMVEKFYGAISLSSELVDIIGSSARMERLKGTLTRHLEAMFNCNIDSRYIEERQTIAHVHVKIGLQSKWYIASFQSLMTTFIDFISKIEMPNEEMAKAINAFSKLINFEQQLVIEAYEKEEQRIRTESLEMKYRIVERIQHTAQELTHISDQTNASLQEIASQSEEIASNTKQGLNLVAETENKSTTGTTYLVNQTAIMTNILDRVDILESSMVKLRQSSKKIAEIVGLVTGIADQTNLLALNASIEAARAGEHGKGFAVVADEVRKLAEETKNAVQNVSHLIKETELSISQMSDSVSSVDEQVKMSVDTQKSLADSFTSITEAVHGIKTQYENTNEDIHAISSVITGLTHTTNDVMTSSDSLLHIVQELHD; this is encoded by the coding sequence ATGGGTATTCTGTTTTCAAGAGCAACAAAAGTTTCAAACAAGCCTTATTTTGATATTGCAAATTATGCACAGCAAGTAAATCTGGATGTATCAAACTATCCTAACTTACATAAACAGCTTCAATTGCTAAAATTGACGAAAGAGGATTTAGCCGTAATTAAACAGCTAGAACCTTTTGCTCAACAAGTTGTTCCAGTTATGGTGGAAAAGTTTTATGGTGCAATCAGCTTAAGTTCGGAGCTTGTAGATATTATAGGAAGTTCAGCTCGAATGGAGCGTCTTAAAGGTACACTAACAAGGCATTTAGAAGCAATGTTCAACTGTAATATCGATTCACGTTATATTGAAGAACGACAAACGATTGCGCATGTCCATGTCAAAATCGGCCTGCAATCAAAGTGGTATATTGCATCATTTCAATCGCTAATGACAACGTTTATCGACTTTATCAGTAAAATTGAAATGCCGAATGAAGAGATGGCTAAAGCAATTAATGCTTTTTCAAAACTAATCAACTTCGAGCAGCAGCTTGTGATTGAAGCATATGAAAAAGAAGAGCAGCGCATTCGTACTGAAAGTTTGGAAATGAAATACCGAATCGTAGAGCGAATTCAACATACTGCACAAGAGTTAACGCATATTAGTGATCAGACAAATGCCTCATTACAGGAAATTGCGAGTCAATCTGAAGAAATTGCTTCCAACACAAAACAAGGATTAAATTTAGTCGCGGAAACCGAAAATAAATCAACGACAGGTACTACATATTTAGTTAACCAGACAGCAATTATGACAAACATTTTAGACCGTGTGGACATACTTGAGTCATCAATGGTTAAACTGCGTCAATCATCTAAAAAAATTGCTGAAATTGTAGGATTAGTAACAGGGATTGCCGATCAGACAAACTTGCTTGCATTAAATGCATCTATTGAAGCAGCACGTGCAGGTGAACATGGGAAAGGATTTGCCGTTGTAGCTGATGAAGTCCGAAAGCTTGCTGAGGAAACTAAAAATGCGGTACAAAACGTTTCTCATTTAATTAAAGAAACAGAACTTAGCATTTCACAAATGTCCGATTCTGTTTCAAGTGTTGATGAGCAGGTAAAAATGAGCGTGGATACACAAAAAAGCTTGGCAGATTCTTTTACATCCATAACGGAAGCAGTACATGGAATTAAAACGCAATATGAAAACACGAATGAGGACATTCATGCCATTTCTTCTGTTATTACCGGTTTGACACATACAACAAATGATGTCATGACATCATCCGATTCACTGCTCCACATTGTTCAGGAACTGCATGATTAA
- a CDS encoding acyl-CoA thioesterase: MKNTLPMSFSKSIQTRLVLPPDTNHHQSIFGGKVLAYIDEIAAIAAMKHCQGEVVTASFDSVDFVSSAYAGDMIELEAVVSGTGRTSMEVYVRVVSRNIKTGAKKLTTESFVTMVAIDENGKPKEVPGVEPETDFERHLFETGPIRQEHRKQKRALSKKRRA; the protein is encoded by the coding sequence ATGAAAAATACTCTGCCAATGAGCTTTTCAAAATCTATCCAAACACGATTAGTACTGCCTCCTGATACAAATCATCATCAGTCGATATTTGGAGGGAAAGTGTTAGCATATATTGATGAAATTGCTGCGATTGCAGCAATGAAACATTGTCAAGGTGAAGTCGTTACTGCTTCTTTTGACTCAGTAGACTTCGTTTCCTCTGCCTATGCAGGCGATATGATTGAGTTGGAAGCTGTTGTATCTGGAACAGGTCGTACTTCGATGGAAGTATATGTACGAGTTGTATCAAGAAATATTAAAACAGGTGCAAAGAAACTGACGACGGAATCATTCGTAACGATGGTAGCGATTGACGAAAACGGCAAGCCGAAAGAAGTACCGGGTGTTGAACCGGAGACGGATTTCGAACGTCATTTATTTGAAACAGGCCCAATTCGTCAGGAACATCGAAAACAAAAGCGAGCATTATCAAAAAAGCGCCGTGCATAA
- a CDS encoding aldehyde dehydrogenase family protein, producing the protein MKQTKLWINGQWESTNETTELTAPYTGEVLANVAKATAADVERAIEGAHQTFQSFKKTTAYERAEILYKVVTIMRERKQELAKILADEAAKPISAGIAEIDRTIATYQFAAEAAKQSTGETIPMDAAPGVKDRIGYTKRVPLGVVSAITPFNFPFNLVAHKLGPAFAVGNTVVLKPASQTPLSALVMAEIFKEAGLPDGALQIVTGSGGELSETLVTHPLVKKVTFTGSGAVGLKIKEKIGLRKITLELGSNAALIVEPSTPLEKIMKRGVGGAFGFAGQVCISLQRIYVHTSIYDAFTKLFVEETKKLIVGDPHDEKTDVSAMIHPDEVSRIKNWIEEAKQQGATVATGAEFTERTCSPTVMTNVKPDMKIVCQETFAPIVSIVPYDTLDEAIAFVNESELALNAGIYTNVLTDAMKAAEEIEAGAVIINDIPTFRVDNMPYGGVKMSGYGKEGIKYAVEEMTDLKFITMKLNYE; encoded by the coding sequence ATGAAACAGACAAAATTATGGATTAATGGCCAATGGGAAAGTACGAATGAAACGACTGAGTTAACAGCACCTTATACGGGAGAAGTCCTTGCAAATGTAGCAAAAGCGACAGCAGCGGACGTGGAGCGTGCAATTGAAGGCGCACATCAAACATTCCAGTCATTCAAAAAAACGACTGCGTATGAACGTGCGGAAATTTTATACAAAGTTGTGACGATCATGCGGGAACGTAAACAAGAACTTGCAAAAATATTGGCGGATGAAGCGGCAAAACCGATATCAGCAGGTATTGCCGAAATAGACCGTACGATTGCGACTTATCAATTTGCAGCAGAAGCGGCAAAACAAAGTACAGGCGAAACGATTCCGATGGATGCAGCACCAGGTGTAAAAGACCGTATCGGTTATACAAAACGAGTTCCATTAGGCGTAGTTTCTGCGATTACACCGTTTAATTTTCCATTTAATCTCGTAGCCCATAAATTAGGTCCAGCCTTTGCTGTAGGGAATACAGTTGTATTAAAGCCTGCATCCCAAACCCCGTTAAGTGCACTTGTAATGGCTGAAATTTTCAAAGAAGCAGGTTTACCGGATGGCGCATTGCAAATTGTAACTGGCAGTGGTGGGGAATTGAGCGAAACACTTGTCACACATCCACTTGTAAAAAAAGTGACATTTACAGGTAGTGGTGCGGTAGGCCTAAAAATTAAAGAAAAAATCGGCTTGCGAAAAATTACATTAGAGCTTGGTTCAAATGCGGCACTCATTGTAGAACCTTCAACACCGCTTGAAAAAATTATGAAGCGTGGTGTTGGCGGCGCTTTTGGATTTGCCGGACAAGTATGTATTTCATTGCAACGTATTTATGTTCATACTTCAATTTATGACGCATTTACAAAATTATTTGTTGAAGAGACTAAGAAATTGATTGTAGGGGATCCGCATGATGAAAAAACGGATGTGAGTGCAATGATTCATCCGGATGAAGTTAGCCGTATAAAAAACTGGATTGAAGAGGCGAAACAGCAAGGTGCAACGGTTGCAACGGGAGCTGAATTTACAGAGCGTACTTGCTCCCCAACTGTCATGACGAATGTGAAGCCCGATATGAAAATTGTTTGCCAAGAGACTTTTGCACCGATTGTATCCATTGTGCCATATGATACGCTGGACGAAGCAATTGCTTTTGTAAATGAATCGGAGCTTGCGTTAAATGCGGGTATTTACACAAATGTATTAACAGATGCGATGAAAGCCGCTGAAGAGATTGAAGCAGGCGCGGTAATCATTAACGATATTCCGACATTCCGTGTAGACAATATGCCGTATGGGGGCGTCAAAATGAGCGGCTACGGTAAAGAAGGCATTAAGTATGCAGTGGAAGAAATGACCGATTTAAAATTTATTACGATGAAGTTGAATTATGAATAG
- a CDS encoding DUF4003 family protein has translation MDQTAFIQLLKNNNERMELFFGADVQSNARIPLAVQFTFSRETFNGPLFEKKVKDIHSQKSKQSFLEFFSTPSNKSVLTYKMLAHFVLHPQPEQELQRVRLNEKALLNAGFKSSGYQRIAALFLMDEAHAKKAKILHDEMKRYHFFLTGKDDIPYAVLLMKKQSDPVKLAETMRKYYDALHGKGFKNGDALQAMTQLLPLYDEEFQPVLVDYVVAMKQSFINNGVKVKKRFYPYLALLALAGATSEVVGEIVEMERSLVKLPMFMDMQAYALMTAAQYVLKSFIENDMLSDFNDSLLFMQALAMSDYIGDIPFLLAFDILDIFF, from the coding sequence ATGGATCAAACAGCCTTTATACAATTACTTAAAAACAATAATGAGCGGATGGAGCTATTTTTCGGAGCGGATGTTCAAAGCAATGCCCGAATACCGTTAGCTGTCCAATTTACATTTTCACGTGAAACATTTAATGGCCCTTTATTTGAGAAAAAAGTAAAAGATATACATAGTCAAAAGTCCAAGCAATCCTTCCTCGAGTTTTTCTCTACGCCGTCGAATAAATCGGTTTTAACGTATAAAATGTTAGCCCATTTCGTATTGCATCCGCAGCCTGAACAGGAGCTTCAGCGAGTAAGATTAAATGAAAAGGCGCTATTGAATGCAGGGTTTAAAAGCAGTGGCTATCAACGAATTGCAGCCCTATTTTTAATGGATGAAGCACATGCAAAAAAAGCAAAAATCTTACATGATGAAATGAAAAGGTATCATTTCTTCCTGACGGGTAAAGATGATATCCCATATGCAGTTTTACTGATGAAGAAGCAAAGTGACCCGGTTAAACTCGCTGAAACAATGCGGAAATACTATGATGCTTTACACGGTAAAGGGTTTAAAAATGGAGATGCCCTACAGGCAATGACACAGCTATTGCCATTGTATGATGAGGAATTTCAGCCTGTATTGGTTGATTATGTAGTTGCGATGAAGCAGTCATTTATCAATAATGGCGTGAAAGTGAAGAAAAGGTTTTATCCATATCTAGCTTTGCTAGCTTTAGCGGGAGCTACATCAGAAGTTGTCGGTGAAATTGTAGAAATGGAACGGTCACTCGTCAAGCTTCCGATGTTTATGGATATGCAGGCGTATGCTTTAATGACCGCTGCCCAGTATGTGCTGAAAAGTTTCATCGAAAATGATATGTTATCCGATTTCAACGATAGTTTATTATTTATGCAGGCTCTTGCGATGAGCGATTATATAGGTGATATTCCATTTTTATTAGCATTCGATATTCTCGATATATTTTTTTAG
- a CDS encoding DUF779 domain-containing protein, protein MVERVIATDAALQLIEKLKERHGPVMFHQSGGCCDGSSPMCYPDGDLIIGNQDILLGHIGGSPFYMHKNQYDYWKHTQIIIDVVDGRGGMFSLEGVEGKRFLSRSRAFTKEELDELQV, encoded by the coding sequence TTGGTTGAACGTGTTATAGCAACCGATGCAGCACTGCAATTAATCGAGAAGTTGAAAGAACGCCACGGACCGGTTATGTTCCATCAATCCGGAGGCTGCTGTGATGGTTCGTCCCCAATGTGTTATCCTGATGGCGATTTAATTATCGGCAACCAGGATATATTGCTTGGTCATATTGGCGGAAGTCCGTTTTATATGCACAAAAACCAATATGATTATTGGAAGCATACACAGATTATTATTGATGTCGTCGATGGACGTGGTGGAATGTTTTCGTTGGAAGGCGTCGAAGGGAAGCGCTTTTTATCTAGATCAAGGGCCTTCACAAAAGAAGAGCTTGATGAGCTTCAAGTATAA